A stretch of the Halictus rubicundus isolate RS-2024b chromosome 16, iyHalRubi1_principal, whole genome shotgun sequence genome encodes the following:
- the Pgm2a gene encoding phosphoglucomutase 2 isoform X3 produces MDRKISVNTGNIELDNKIDEWLRWNKDPKAGHEVEELVQENNVQILSKLFLKRLEFGTAGLRGCMGPGYSQLNDLVIVQTGQGLSNYLLNFVANSPVKGVIIGYDGRHCSKRFAELTATIFVAKSIKVYLFSKVVPTPFIPYGVLKYKCAAGIMVTASHNPKNDNGYKVYWENGAQIISPHDKKIQNYILGSLQPNESSWDVTKVYESPLYEDPWNDITQSYFHGLKQTVLYPEVNRNTILKFTYTPMHGVGYEYMSAAFDAANLKPFIVVEEQKLPDPEFSTVKFPNPEEGESALDLSIKTANENSSSIIIANDPDADRLACAIKMKSGEWYIFSGNELGALLGWWMMHMYQVQHPDTDFSNVYMLASTVSSKILASMAKQEGFNFEETLTGFKWMGNRTVELEKAGKEVIFAYEEAIGFMCGSNVLDKDGISAGMRIAELAAYLETIGFTLYEKLNEIYAQYGYHISKNSYWICHEPDTIKAIFERLRNYTGEQNTYPTSILNGKYSIVGVRDLTNGYDNTKPKNKAILPVSKSSQMITFTFKNGLVVTLRTSGTEPKIKYYSELCATPEEKDLKLLRGTLDEMVSAVVEEFLQPETHGLIPRPS; encoded by the exons ATGGATAGAAAAATTTCTGTGAACACTGGAAATATAGAGCTGGACAATAAAATTGACGAATGGTTAAGATGGAACAAG GATCCAAAAGCTGGTCATGAGGTCGAAGAACTTGTCCAAGAGAATAATGTTCAGATCTTGTCAAAGTTGTTCTTGAAAAGACTTGAATTTGGTACGGCTGGGCTAAGAGGTTGTATGGGTCCAGGATATAGTCAGTTGAACGATTTAGTTATAGTTCAAACCGGTCAAGGGTTATCAAACTATTTACTAAATTTTGTAGCCAATTCACCAGTAAAGGGAgtaataataggatatgatggacgTCATTGCAGCAAAAG GTTCGCCGAATTGACTGCTACAATTTTTGTAGCAAAATCTATAAAAGTATATCTGTTTTCAAAAGTTGTCCCAACTCCCTTCATACCTTACGGCGTGCTAAAATATAAATGTGCAGCAGGAATAATGGTTACAGCTTCCCATAATCCCAAGAATGACAATGGTTATAAAGTCTATTGGGAGAATGGTGCACAAATAATTTCACCGCATgacaaaaaaattcaaaattacatACTCGGAAGTCTGCAACCCAACGAATCTTCTTGGGACGTGACAAAAGTATATGAAAGCCCATTATATGAAGATCCATGGAATGACATTACACAATCGTATTTTCATGGTCTCAAACAAACAGTTTTATATCCTGAAGTAAATAGAAACACGATATTAAAGTTTACATATACCCCCATGCACGGTGTTGGATATGAATACATGAGTGCGGCATTTGATGCTGCAAATTTAAAG CCATTTATAGTAGTTGAAGAACAAAAATTGCCTGATCCAGAATTTTCAACTGTAAAATTTCCAAACCCTGAGGAAGGGGAGAGTGCTTTGGACCTCAGCATAAAAACAGCAAATGAAAATTCTTCTTCTATCATAATTGCTAATGATCCTGATGCAGATAGATTAGCTTGTGCTATAAAAATGAAAAG cgGAGAATGGTATATTTTTTCGGGCAACGAATTAGGAGCGCTATTAGGATGGTGGATGATGCATATGTATCAAGTACAACATCCTGACACAGATTTCTCTAACGTATATATGCTAGCGTCAACGGTATCGAGTAAAATTTTAGCATCAATGGCTAAACAGGAAGGATTTAATTTCGAG GAAACTTTAACAGGTTTTAAATGGATGGGCAATAGAACGGTAGAACTAGAGAAAGCGGGTAAAGAAGTAATATTTGCCTACGAAGAAGCAATTGGTTTCATGTGCGGTTCTAACGTATTGGACAAAGATGGTATAAGCGCTGGAATGCGCATAGCAGAATTGGCAGCTTATCTCGAGACAATAGGTTTTACACTTTATGAAAAACTAAATGAGATATATGCTCA ATATGGATATCACATttctaaaaattcatattgGATTTGTCATGAACCGGATACAATTAAAGCAATATTTGAAAGATTACGAAATTACACTGGAGAACAAAATACA TACCCAACAAGTATACTCAATGGAAAATACTCCATAGTAGGTGTTCGTGATCTGACCAATGGTTATGACAATACAAAACCAAAAAACAAGGCTATTCTACCAGTTTCAAAATCAAGTCAAATGATAACGTTTACTTTTAAGAATGGTTTAGTAGTAACATTAAGAACCAGTGGTACGGAACCCAAGATTAAGTACTACAGTGAATTATGCGCGACTCCCGAGGAAAA AGATCTGAAACTGCTAAGGGGTACTCTCGATGAAATGGTATCAGCCGTTGTAGAGGAATTTCTCCAACCTGAGACACATGGTTTGATACCTCGTCCTAGTTAA
- the Pgm2a gene encoding phosphoglucomutase 2 isoform X2, whose amino-acid sequence MENSLIMDRKISVNTGNIELDNKIDEWLRWNKDPKAGHEVEELVQENNVQILSKLFLKRLEFGTAGLRGCMGPGYSQLNDLVIVQTGQGLSNYLLNFVANSPVKGVIIGYDGRHCSKRFAELTATIFVAKSIKVYLFSKVVPTPFIPYGVLKYKCAAGIMVTASHNPKNDNGYKVYWENGAQIISPHDKKIQNYILGSLQPNESSWDVTKVYESPLYEDPWNDITQSYFHGLKQTVLYPEVNRNTILKFTYTPMHGVGYEYMSAAFDAANLKPFIVVEEQKLPDPEFSTVKFPNPEEGESALDLSIKTANENSSSIIIANDPDADRLACAIKMKSGEWYIFSGNELGALLGWWMMHMYQVQHPDTDFSNVYMLASTVSSKILASMAKQEGFNFEETLTGFKWMGNRTVELEKAGKEVIFAYEEAIGFMCGSNVLDKDGISAGMRIAELAAYLETIGFTLYEKLNEIYAQYGYHISKNSYWICHEPDTIKAIFERLRNYTGEQNTYPTSILNGKYSIVGVRDLTNGYDNTKPKNKAILPVSKSSQMITFTFKNGLVVTLRTSGTEPKIKYYSELCATPEEKDLKLLRGTLDEMVSAVVEEFLQPETHGLIPRPS is encoded by the exons ATG GAGAACAGTCTCATTATGGATAGAAAAATTTCTGTGAACACTGGAAATATAGAGCTGGACAATAAAATTGACGAATGGTTAAGATGGAACAAG GATCCAAAAGCTGGTCATGAGGTCGAAGAACTTGTCCAAGAGAATAATGTTCAGATCTTGTCAAAGTTGTTCTTGAAAAGACTTGAATTTGGTACGGCTGGGCTAAGAGGTTGTATGGGTCCAGGATATAGTCAGTTGAACGATTTAGTTATAGTTCAAACCGGTCAAGGGTTATCAAACTATTTACTAAATTTTGTAGCCAATTCACCAGTAAAGGGAgtaataataggatatgatggacgTCATTGCAGCAAAAG GTTCGCCGAATTGACTGCTACAATTTTTGTAGCAAAATCTATAAAAGTATATCTGTTTTCAAAAGTTGTCCCAACTCCCTTCATACCTTACGGCGTGCTAAAATATAAATGTGCAGCAGGAATAATGGTTACAGCTTCCCATAATCCCAAGAATGACAATGGTTATAAAGTCTATTGGGAGAATGGTGCACAAATAATTTCACCGCATgacaaaaaaattcaaaattacatACTCGGAAGTCTGCAACCCAACGAATCTTCTTGGGACGTGACAAAAGTATATGAAAGCCCATTATATGAAGATCCATGGAATGACATTACACAATCGTATTTTCATGGTCTCAAACAAACAGTTTTATATCCTGAAGTAAATAGAAACACGATATTAAAGTTTACATATACCCCCATGCACGGTGTTGGATATGAATACATGAGTGCGGCATTTGATGCTGCAAATTTAAAG CCATTTATAGTAGTTGAAGAACAAAAATTGCCTGATCCAGAATTTTCAACTGTAAAATTTCCAAACCCTGAGGAAGGGGAGAGTGCTTTGGACCTCAGCATAAAAACAGCAAATGAAAATTCTTCTTCTATCATAATTGCTAATGATCCTGATGCAGATAGATTAGCTTGTGCTATAAAAATGAAAAG cgGAGAATGGTATATTTTTTCGGGCAACGAATTAGGAGCGCTATTAGGATGGTGGATGATGCATATGTATCAAGTACAACATCCTGACACAGATTTCTCTAACGTATATATGCTAGCGTCAACGGTATCGAGTAAAATTTTAGCATCAATGGCTAAACAGGAAGGATTTAATTTCGAG GAAACTTTAACAGGTTTTAAATGGATGGGCAATAGAACGGTAGAACTAGAGAAAGCGGGTAAAGAAGTAATATTTGCCTACGAAGAAGCAATTGGTTTCATGTGCGGTTCTAACGTATTGGACAAAGATGGTATAAGCGCTGGAATGCGCATAGCAGAATTGGCAGCTTATCTCGAGACAATAGGTTTTACACTTTATGAAAAACTAAATGAGATATATGCTCA ATATGGATATCACATttctaaaaattcatattgGATTTGTCATGAACCGGATACAATTAAAGCAATATTTGAAAGATTACGAAATTACACTGGAGAACAAAATACA TACCCAACAAGTATACTCAATGGAAAATACTCCATAGTAGGTGTTCGTGATCTGACCAATGGTTATGACAATACAAAACCAAAAAACAAGGCTATTCTACCAGTTTCAAAATCAAGTCAAATGATAACGTTTACTTTTAAGAATGGTTTAGTAGTAACATTAAGAACCAGTGGTACGGAACCCAAGATTAAGTACTACAGTGAATTATGCGCGACTCCCGAGGAAAA AGATCTGAAACTGCTAAGGGGTACTCTCGATGAAATGGTATCAGCCGTTGTAGAGGAATTTCTCCAACCTGAGACACATGGTTTGATACCTCGTCCTAGTTAA
- the Pgm2a gene encoding phosphoglucomutase 2 isoform X1 encodes MYTVLLINENSLIMDRKISVNTGNIELDNKIDEWLRWNKDPKAGHEVEELVQENNVQILSKLFLKRLEFGTAGLRGCMGPGYSQLNDLVIVQTGQGLSNYLLNFVANSPVKGVIIGYDGRHCSKRFAELTATIFVAKSIKVYLFSKVVPTPFIPYGVLKYKCAAGIMVTASHNPKNDNGYKVYWENGAQIISPHDKKIQNYILGSLQPNESSWDVTKVYESPLYEDPWNDITQSYFHGLKQTVLYPEVNRNTILKFTYTPMHGVGYEYMSAAFDAANLKPFIVVEEQKLPDPEFSTVKFPNPEEGESALDLSIKTANENSSSIIIANDPDADRLACAIKMKSGEWYIFSGNELGALLGWWMMHMYQVQHPDTDFSNVYMLASTVSSKILASMAKQEGFNFEETLTGFKWMGNRTVELEKAGKEVIFAYEEAIGFMCGSNVLDKDGISAGMRIAELAAYLETIGFTLYEKLNEIYAQYGYHISKNSYWICHEPDTIKAIFERLRNYTGEQNTYPTSILNGKYSIVGVRDLTNGYDNTKPKNKAILPVSKSSQMITFTFKNGLVVTLRTSGTEPKIKYYSELCATPEEKDLKLLRGTLDEMVSAVVEEFLQPETHGLIPRPS; translated from the exons ATGTATACGGTTCTgttaataaat GAGAACAGTCTCATTATGGATAGAAAAATTTCTGTGAACACTGGAAATATAGAGCTGGACAATAAAATTGACGAATGGTTAAGATGGAACAAG GATCCAAAAGCTGGTCATGAGGTCGAAGAACTTGTCCAAGAGAATAATGTTCAGATCTTGTCAAAGTTGTTCTTGAAAAGACTTGAATTTGGTACGGCTGGGCTAAGAGGTTGTATGGGTCCAGGATATAGTCAGTTGAACGATTTAGTTATAGTTCAAACCGGTCAAGGGTTATCAAACTATTTACTAAATTTTGTAGCCAATTCACCAGTAAAGGGAgtaataataggatatgatggacgTCATTGCAGCAAAAG GTTCGCCGAATTGACTGCTACAATTTTTGTAGCAAAATCTATAAAAGTATATCTGTTTTCAAAAGTTGTCCCAACTCCCTTCATACCTTACGGCGTGCTAAAATATAAATGTGCAGCAGGAATAATGGTTACAGCTTCCCATAATCCCAAGAATGACAATGGTTATAAAGTCTATTGGGAGAATGGTGCACAAATAATTTCACCGCATgacaaaaaaattcaaaattacatACTCGGAAGTCTGCAACCCAACGAATCTTCTTGGGACGTGACAAAAGTATATGAAAGCCCATTATATGAAGATCCATGGAATGACATTACACAATCGTATTTTCATGGTCTCAAACAAACAGTTTTATATCCTGAAGTAAATAGAAACACGATATTAAAGTTTACATATACCCCCATGCACGGTGTTGGATATGAATACATGAGTGCGGCATTTGATGCTGCAAATTTAAAG CCATTTATAGTAGTTGAAGAACAAAAATTGCCTGATCCAGAATTTTCAACTGTAAAATTTCCAAACCCTGAGGAAGGGGAGAGTGCTTTGGACCTCAGCATAAAAACAGCAAATGAAAATTCTTCTTCTATCATAATTGCTAATGATCCTGATGCAGATAGATTAGCTTGTGCTATAAAAATGAAAAG cgGAGAATGGTATATTTTTTCGGGCAACGAATTAGGAGCGCTATTAGGATGGTGGATGATGCATATGTATCAAGTACAACATCCTGACACAGATTTCTCTAACGTATATATGCTAGCGTCAACGGTATCGAGTAAAATTTTAGCATCAATGGCTAAACAGGAAGGATTTAATTTCGAG GAAACTTTAACAGGTTTTAAATGGATGGGCAATAGAACGGTAGAACTAGAGAAAGCGGGTAAAGAAGTAATATTTGCCTACGAAGAAGCAATTGGTTTCATGTGCGGTTCTAACGTATTGGACAAAGATGGTATAAGCGCTGGAATGCGCATAGCAGAATTGGCAGCTTATCTCGAGACAATAGGTTTTACACTTTATGAAAAACTAAATGAGATATATGCTCA ATATGGATATCACATttctaaaaattcatattgGATTTGTCATGAACCGGATACAATTAAAGCAATATTTGAAAGATTACGAAATTACACTGGAGAACAAAATACA TACCCAACAAGTATACTCAATGGAAAATACTCCATAGTAGGTGTTCGTGATCTGACCAATGGTTATGACAATACAAAACCAAAAAACAAGGCTATTCTACCAGTTTCAAAATCAAGTCAAATGATAACGTTTACTTTTAAGAATGGTTTAGTAGTAACATTAAGAACCAGTGGTACGGAACCCAAGATTAAGTACTACAGTGAATTATGCGCGACTCCCGAGGAAAA AGATCTGAAACTGCTAAGGGGTACTCTCGATGAAATGGTATCAGCCGTTGTAGAGGAATTTCTCCAACCTGAGACACATGGTTTGATACCTCGTCCTAGTTAA
- the LOC143362176 gene encoding START domain-containing protein 10 translates to MDIGIVKIAEDKDFEKLKRLYDDNNDWRLDYNKPDLSVWTKSVPGISFRMVKIRTRFPDVLPETLYDVLHDPEYRKVWDTHMIESKDIGFFNPNNDIGYYSMACPSPLKNRDFVLQRSWLDTGLEQLILNHSVFHKDYPPRKQYVRATSYLTGYIVRPSRNGDGSELGYVSHTDPHGKLPVWLVNKVTQIFAPKMVKKLHKASVAYPNWKLLNNPNCKPWHFPEQISAPRIRVEDCIKSTEEKNSKNHYVDESELKEFTIMDSD, encoded by the exons ATGGATATTGGAATTGTTAAAATTGCCGAAGATAAGGATTTTGAGAAATTGAAACGATTATACGATGATAATAATGACTGGAGATTGGATTACAATAAACCCGATTTGTCGGTTTGGACAAAATCTGTGCCAGGAATTAGTTTCAGAATGGTGAAA ATTAGAACTCGTTTTCCCGATGTTTTACCAGAGACATTATACGATGTATTGCATGATCCTGAGTATAGAAAAGTTTGGGATACCCATATGATTGAATCAAAAGATATAGGCTTTTTTAATCCGAATAACGATATTGGTTACTATTCCA TGGCTTGTCCATCTCCGTTAAAAAACAGAGATTTTGTACTACAAAGGTCTTGGCTTGATACCGGTTTAGaacaattaattctaaatcATTCCGTTTTCCATAAAGATTATCCACCAAGAAAACAATACGTGAGAGCAACATCTTATCTTACAG GATACATTGTCAGACCATCGCGAAATGGGGATGGTTCTGAATTGGGATACGTATCTCACACTGATCCACATGGGAAACTACCAGTTTGGCTAGTCAATAAAGTTACACAAATATTCGCGCCCAAG ATGgttaaaaagttacataaagCTTCTGTGGCCTACCCTAATTGGAAGTTATTAAATAACCCAAACTGTAAACCGTGGCATTTCCCTGAACAGATATCTGCACCGCGAATACGAGTCGAAGAT TGTATAAAGTCTACTGaggaaaaaaattcgaagaatcaTTATGTCGACGAATCAGAATTAAAGGAGTTCACTATAATGGATAGtgattaa